The nucleotide sequence AGGGAGTTATTTTTGAATCCATGGATCAAGGATTGAAGAAATATCCCGACCTTGTGAAAAAATATTTTGGCACGATAATTCCATCATCGGACAATGCGTTTGCTGCACTGAATTCAGCCGTATGGTCAGGAGGTTCTTTTGTGTATGTTCCAAAAGGTGTTCATGTCACACTGCCCCTGCAGGCATATTTTCGTATCAATGCCGAGCGTATGGGGCAGTTTGAACGCACGCTCATTATTGCAGACGAGGGGAGTTCCGTGCATTACATAGAAGGGTGTACTGCTCCCACGTATTCATCAGATTCACTTCATTCAGCTGTTGTCGAGGTCATTGTGCATCGGGGAGCGCGCGTGCAGTACACGACAATTCAGAATTGGTCATCAAATGTATATAACCTAGTAACAAAGCGGGCTGTTGTTTGGGGAAATGGAGAGATGATCTGGGTTGATTGCAACCTAGGGTCGAAAGTTACTATGAAATACCCCTGCGTTATTCTTCGAGAAAAGGGTGCTAAGGGAGAGATTCACTCATTTGCCGCAGCAGCAACGGGACAGCATCAGGATGCAGGCGCAAAAGCTATTCACCTTGCACCAGATACGTCATCTACGATCATTTCGCGCTCATTATCCAAACAAGGGGGGCGGGCAAGCTACCGAGGTTTGGTAAAGATCATGCCCGGTGCGGTTCGGTCACGATCCCGTGTTGTGTGTGATGCGCTTTTGTTGGATGGAGCATCGCAGTCGGATACGTACCCGACCATGGATATACGTGAGCAAACCGCTCGGGTTGTCCATGAGGCTTCAGTCAAGCGCCTTGGAGAACAGGAACTATTCTATCTTCAATCGCGGGGCATCGGTGAACGCGAGGCAGCCTCACTTTTGTTGAATGGATTTGCATTGCCGATCGTCAAAAAACTTCCCATGGAGTATGCGCTTGAAATGCATCGCTTGCTAGACATCGAATTTGGTGCACGAATTGCATAATATGCCACTTCTCTTATCATCAATTCCAAACGCGCCAACAGTTGTCAAAAAAGGAAAGCATTTTTCATGCGCTGGCGTGTTTATGAAGGGTTGGAAGCAGTCTAAACAGTATTCGATAACCGTAGCAGAGGGAGCAAGCGCAGATATACGATTCTTTTTTTTGGGAAATAATGCTCATTCATTTCCCTTGCGGTGTACATCAATTCAAAAAGGAAGCGGCTCTTCTGTGCGTATTTCATTCCGATCTGTCCTTTTCGATTCATCATCGGTCGATGAGTCGACACTTCTCGCAATAGAATCCGGCGCAGCTGAATCCCGTGCATTGTTTTCTCATCACATCCTGCTTGTTTCACCCTTGGCAAAAGGCAAAACTACTCCTTCATTTGAGATTAAAACCGATAGGGTAATGGCTAAGCATGCTGCAAGCGTATCTGCACTAGACGATGAAGCCCTCTACTATCTTTCAACAAGGGGTTGCGACAGTAAGGCAGCGCAAAAGCTATTGATCCATGGTTTCCTTTCTGCAGAAAGTTCTTCGATACAGGACAACACATTAAAAAATAAAACTGAACACATTATTGATTCATTTATTGACGAGCAAATAAGCTATGATTCCTAAGGAGATACGAAAAGACTTTCCCATTCTCTCCACACTCATCCATGGTAAGCCATTGGTCTATCTTGATAGTGCTGCAACAAGCCAAAAACCCCAATGCGTACTTGATGCGCTGCAGACATATTACACGACCATGAATGCGAATATTCATCGTGGAATCCATACGCTTTCAGAAACTGCAACAGCCTGCTATGAAGACTGCCGGAGGGTAGCAGCATCTTTTTTTGGTGCGCAAGAACCGGCTGAAATTATCTTTACGAAAAGCGCAACAGAAAGCATTAATGTGATAGCACGGGGATGGGCTGCACAGCATGTGAAGGAAGGCGATGATATCCTTGTCACTCATCTCGAGCACCATGCAAATCTTGTTCCATGGCAAGAGTGTGCACGATCTGTTGGAGCACGTCTTGTTGCTATTCCCTTAACCGATGATTATCGTCTCGACTATGAAGCATTTCTTTCATTGGTATCCAATCGGACGAAAATCCTGTGTATTACCGCACTTTCAAATGTGACAGGAACCATTG is from Patescibacteria group bacterium and encodes:
- the sufB gene encoding Fe-S cluster assembly protein SufB; the protein is MKRSQNHNFRTAAPEVFRIKPGLNKKVVQQISQRKAEPVWMRDFRLAAYDKFRKKKMPSWGADIGSIDFNSITYYLQPQDRPQQNWEDVPQSIKETFEKLGIPQAERAFLAGTGAQFESEVVYHSLHESLARQGVIFESMDQGLKKYPDLVKKYFGTIIPSSDNAFAALNSAVWSGGSFVYVPKGVHVTLPLQAYFRINAERMGQFERTLIIADEGSSVHYIEGCTAPTYSSDSLHSAVVEVIVHRGARVQYTTIQNWSSNVYNLVTKRAVVWGNGEMIWVDCNLGSKVTMKYPCVILREKGAKGEIHSFAAAATGQHQDAGAKAIHLAPDTSSTIISRSLSKQGGRASYRGLVKIMPGAVRSRSRVVCDALLLDGASQSDTYPTMDIREQTARVVHEASVKRLGEQELFYLQSRGIGEREAASLLLNGFALPIVKKLPMEYALEMHRLLDIEFGARIA
- a CDS encoding SufD family Fe-S cluster assembly protein, which codes for MPLLLSSIPNAPTVVKKGKHFSCAGVFMKGWKQSKQYSITVAEGASADIRFFFLGNNAHSFPLRCTSIQKGSGSSVRISFRSVLFDSSSVDESTLLAIESGAAESRALFSHHILLVSPLAKGKTTPSFEIKTDRVMAKHAASVSALDDEALYYLSTRGCDSKAAQKLLIHGFLSAESSSIQDNTLKNKTEHIIDSFIDEQISYDS